A window of Candidatus Angelobacter sp. genomic DNA:
TGCCGGAAGGCCGGACGTTGCCCTCCAAATCCGCATTAACCGCGGCCAGCGGTTCCGCGAAATTCACCGCCGGCGCGTTGCCGAGCAGGTGATAGTTCCCGGCCGTTGCGTCCACAAAGAGGTTTGTGAAGGCGCCGGTGATCGAGTGCAACTCATGCCCCTGGGCCTGCCACTCGGCAAGGGTAAGGATTGCGTTATCATCCGGCGTGATTCGCGTCAGGATGTTGTAATCGCTGTCCGTGTTGGCCACGTCGTTGGTGTCGCCGAAACGCAATCCGCCACGAAACGCGTGGCGGGTGAGCAGGACGTTGTTGCGGACGACGTTGGTTCCCGTCGTCTGAAGGAAGTTCAGGTCCCACCGGCCGTCTGTCGGCATGTCGATGGTGTTGTGATAAACCAGATTGCCGCGCGGACCTTCGGCGCCGTCGATCTGAAAGAAGATGATGCCCGAGGCGTGGTTGTTGAAAAGCAGGTTGTTGCGGACGATTGAATCCTGCACGCCGTCGAAGTTGAACGCGCCGCCGCCCAGCGCGCCGTTATTGTAGATCACGTTGTTCTCCAGGAGTGCGCCGCTGATGATGCCGTCTCCGGGCTGGATGTTCACGTCCGCGTTCAACTGGATACCGGCCTCCGCGTTGTCGTGGCAACGGTTGCCGCGCAGCGTCGGGCGATCACCACTGTTCGACACATAGATGCCGTGCTGGGTGACACTCCCGTAACATTCGTTGTTTTCGATCAGGAGATCGTCGGAAAAATCCGTGAACAGGCCCCACGTCGCGTTGTTGCCAAAGACGCAATTCCGCACCGTGATGTGATGTCCGCTCTCGACGCGAAGCGCGGCCCGGTTGGCATTGAACGACCGCAGGCCGTCGACGACAAGGTAAGCCGAGTCAATGATGTGAATGGTGTCGCGATTGTCGCTGCGGTCGGTCGTGACCAGAATGTTCGCGTTAGTGCCAGACGCGCGAATGGTGACGGGGGCGTTTGACGCGCCAACCTGGGTGTCCACGTCAAAGCCGAGGTAGTTGCCGTCGGCCACCAGGATCGTGTCGCCGGGCGCGACGAGATCGAGCGCCGCCCGGATCTCGCGAACCGGCTGTGCCGGCGAGCCAGGATTCGTGTCAACACCATTGGTGGCAACGTAGAAGGTTTGAGCCGCGAGGATCGGGCCGCCTGTGGACAGGATAATCAGCACTGTCACAACCCACTTGCAATGCAGACGACTTCGCGCCGGACAGTCGAGTCCTTCCAGGCTGCTTATTCGGCGCTCACCACGATTTTGATTTTGTCCTCGGTCGGCAAACATGAGGGCGGACAGCAGCCGCAAAAG
This region includes:
- a CDS encoding right-handed parallel beta-helix repeat-containing protein, with translation MTVLIILSTGGPILAAQTFYVATNGVDTNPGSPAQPVREIRAALDLVAPGDTILVADGNYLGFDVDTQVGASNAPVTIRASGTNANILVTTDRSDNRDTIHIIDSAYLVVDGLRSFNANRAALRVESGHHITVRNCVFGNNATWGLFTDFSDDLLIENNECYGSVTQHGIYVSNSGDRPTLRGNRCHDNAEAGIQLNADVNIQPGDGIISGALLENNVIYNNGALGGGAFNFDGVQDSIVRNNLLFNNHASGIIFFQIDGAEGPRGNLVYHNTIDMPTDGRWDLNFLQTTGTNVVRNNVLLTRHAFRGGLRFGDTNDVANTDSDYNILTRITPDDNAILTLAEWQAQGHELHSITGAFTNLFVDATAGNYHLLGNAPAVNFAEPLAAVNADLEGNVRPSGNGPDTGCYELSPFTLKIFSVNTRQYQLRLSGGAGRTYRLDSSASLSNWTPTATLIQSNRPLEYIEDGLPSGARFYRGSYLP